A single Natrinema pellirubrum DSM 15624 DNA region contains:
- a CDS encoding universal stress protein, whose product MSDHTSIPIRNVSELPTLSSAVTHSPVKTPSYDILVLIPGDKDIDPDLVNIPRLLQTPLAVAEDRDETVTIASILIAPSDIEPEELANNENGTGIMASVIQTAKQKLAIFLDIANDIGEDVSVQGFVGVVKALEAGLNEPTTGDQYDAIFLAQTNTDSLKLWDEPTISSVLDTVHCAVYVENIGADEDLVFQESSRGTAPDSEPPFNQPTDILLAVGTGPHSVLGAETARAVAKASGASVHALHLITSSDDGPARQKGRKALSLAEYVLSDLPNVECETREVETATDELLTEIDNYDLSLIGTPTKSSLLSRLFAQPTSEKVITQSTTSVITVRQPAEAMDSVYYRWKRAVERTTDVDISPAEKGEEL is encoded by the coding sequence ATGTCCGATCACACCTCGATTCCGATACGTAACGTCAGCGAATTACCTACTCTAAGTTCGGCAGTGACACACAGCCCAGTCAAGACTCCGTCATACGACATTTTGGTTCTGATTCCCGGAGACAAAGATATTGACCCCGATCTAGTGAATATACCACGGTTACTTCAAACACCACTTGCGGTTGCTGAAGATCGTGACGAGACTGTGACGATCGCCAGTATCTTGATTGCTCCGAGTGATATTGAACCTGAGGAGTTAGCTAACAACGAGAACGGAACGGGAATAATGGCGTCTGTGATCCAGACAGCAAAGCAGAAGTTGGCAATCTTCCTTGATATCGCCAACGACATCGGTGAGGACGTATCTGTACAGGGCTTCGTCGGTGTGGTTAAGGCTCTCGAAGCGGGACTAAATGAACCCACTACCGGCGATCAATATGATGCCATTTTTCTTGCACAAACCAACACGGATAGCCTCAAACTCTGGGATGAGCCCACTATCAGCTCCGTGCTTGACACTGTTCATTGTGCTGTTTATGTTGAAAATATAGGGGCGGACGAGGATCTGGTTTTTCAAGAATCCAGTAGAGGGACCGCACCAGACAGTGAGCCGCCATTCAATCAACCCACGGATATCCTGCTTGCAGTAGGGACCGGGCCTCATTCGGTTCTAGGGGCCGAAACTGCACGTGCGGTCGCCAAAGCGTCCGGTGCGAGCGTTCACGCTCTTCATCTAATCACAAGCTCCGACGATGGACCAGCTCGACAGAAGGGGAGAAAGGCCCTTTCCCTCGCTGAATACGTCCTCTCCGATCTCCCAAATGTAGAATGTGAAACGCGTGAAGTTGAGACCGCCACCGATGAACTCCTCACTGAGATAGACAATTACGACCTTTCCCTCATTGGTACACCCACTAAGTCCTCGCTTCTCAGCCGTCTGTTTGCACAACCAACTTCAGAGAAGGTAATAACACAATCCACAACATCTGTGATTACAGTACGCCAGCCTGCAGAAGCAATGGACTCGGTATACTATCGCTGGAAACGCGCAGTTGAACGGACTACAGATGTAGATATTTCACCAGCGGAGAAGGGGGAAGAGCTATGA
- a CDS encoding winged helix-turn-helix transcriptional regulator produces MTGTAPPHEGDHDESVHDLDDVDRQILADLATDARNTSCPDIANKVDVTPATIRNRIENLVSNDVIEAHRSEINYRQLGFLKVLFICSVNSGRFGELTVACHRIRLIPSTWRLYSFQFACNPMNFVSHGFCSRAKP; encoded by the coding sequence ATGACAGGGACAGCACCACCGCACGAGGGAGATCACGACGAGAGCGTCCACGATCTTGATGATGTCGACCGTCAGATCCTCGCTGACCTCGCGACCGATGCAAGAAATACCTCCTGCCCTGATATCGCCAACAAGGTTGACGTCACTCCCGCAACGATTCGGAATCGGATCGAGAATCTCGTTTCTAATGATGTAATCGAAGCCCATCGATCGGAGATCAATTACCGACAACTGGGGTTTCTCAAGGTTCTATTCATATGTTCAGTCAACTCGGGCCGATTCGGCGAACTCACGGTAGCGTGTCATAGAATACGTCTCATACCCTCAACTTGGCGATTATACAGCTTCCAATTCGCGTGTAATCCTATGAATTTCGTCAGCCATGGGTTTTGCTCAAGGGCGAAACCGTGA
- a CDS encoding rubrerythrin-like domain-containing protein yields the protein MKDVDPESDEKTPYECFECGNIIIAEDAPGQCPDCGGPMRNRHMPLE from the coding sequence ATGAAAGATGTCGACCCTGAATCAGACGAAAAAACACCGTACGAGTGTTTCGAGTGTGGGAATATCATCATCGCAGAAGACGCCCCAGGCCAGTGCCCTGATTGTGGTGGTCCGATGCGGAACCGTCACATGCCCCTCGAATAA
- a CDS encoding universal stress protein: MVANNDIGYERVLVPVGDKSDPNMLTQLSSILVDPRRGAVRFTHVTTDRSFVGSQENWRTGSESVAESQHTLREEGIESTGTIRTASSALDGILEEFEEYDADAILIGWTDKDSVSNLVDRLLRKANCDVIVFSADRDPIDTDSILVPVVVPPDENRLQMLAIMSQRTEASVTFAYIAGDEGSEADGRELLDRSVERLGEYGVQAETQLASSVGPVEKLGELSADHDIMVIGTSRGWWLRQSLFGRKTDKIASEAQCSILMHKWQGEVPPDN, translated from the coding sequence ATGGTAGCGAATAATGACATCGGATACGAGCGGGTACTCGTTCCAGTCGGTGACAAGTCGGATCCGAACATGCTCACGCAGTTGTCGAGCATTCTCGTTGATCCGCGGCGCGGGGCCGTTCGATTCACACACGTGACCACAGACCGGAGCTTCGTCGGGTCACAGGAGAACTGGCGAACCGGGTCTGAGAGCGTGGCCGAGAGTCAGCATACACTCCGTGAGGAGGGTATTGAGAGTACAGGGACGATCCGGACGGCCTCGTCAGCACTGGACGGAATCCTGGAAGAGTTCGAAGAGTACGACGCCGACGCCATCCTCATCGGGTGGACTGACAAGGACTCCGTCTCGAACCTCGTCGACAGGTTGCTCCGCAAGGCGAACTGCGACGTCATCGTCTTCAGTGCCGACCGGGACCCAATCGATACAGATTCGATTCTGGTTCCAGTCGTCGTACCTCCCGACGAGAACCGTCTCCAGATGCTCGCTATCATGAGCCAGCGAACCGAGGCGTCGGTGACGTTCGCGTATATCGCTGGCGACGAGGGGAGTGAGGCGGACGGGCGAGAACTCCTTGACCGGTCCGTTGAGCGACTCGGTGAGTACGGCGTGCAGGCCGAAACGCAACTCGCAAGTTCGGTAGGCCCCGTAGAGAAGCTCGGTGAGTTGTCTGCCGACCACGATATCATGGTAATCGGAACGTCTCGTGGGTGGTGGCTCCGGCAGAGCCTGTTCGGTCGCAAAACTGATAAAATCGCCAGTGAAGCACAGTGTTCGATACTGATGCATAAGTGGCAGGGGGAGGTGCCGCCAGATAACTAA
- the kdpB gene encoding potassium-transporting ATPase subunit KdpB, producing the protein MTEVTITIDTEQQKQAFRDSFVKLDPRHLVRNPVLFVVELGTIVSLLLTIAPGLFDATGSRVYYGVITALLAFTVLFANYAEAYAELEGEAQADSLRALQTETKAKQLIEPDTPIEEIDDGDIEIADSNEIEAGEVVFVDEGDVIPRDGTVIEGSASVDESAITGESDPVIRQSGGDRTSVVGGTEVLSDCLKVEVTSEQGESFLDEMIGLVENAQRQKTPNEVAMTILLSGLTLVFVVAVATMFFFGEYLASFTVGFAGLDIAELVALLIALMPTTIGALLAAIRVAGMTRVTRRNVIAKSGRAVEAAGDLDALILDKTGTITTGERVAQDFHSLGDANDEDVIRASYQSSLFDETTEGRSIIDLAEKMNGTKADGGQPDGDAVDEPGAAVEAPRDVDVSLGTESLSEENFVPFSAETRMSGINLPDGTEIRKGAVDAVEKYADSAPGKLRQPSNDISESGGTPLAVAVDKQVVGIIELQDELKPGIADRIAEIQKMGVETIMATGDNQRTARWVADQVGIDEFHAEFGPEEKIELVEDIQADGKLVGMTGDGTNDAPALAKADVGLAMNAGTNAAKEAGNMVDLDSNPSKIIEVVGIGKQLLMTRGALTTFSVANDVAKYFVLLPAILAAAIPGLAAMDILNLSTPASAVTATLVYNAFIIPLLIPLALRGVDYEAQSGAQLLRKNLIVYGGGGLIAPFIFIKMIDMLFVALGVFQ; encoded by the coding sequence ATGACAGAAGTCACGATAACAATAGATACGGAACAACAGAAGCAGGCATTCAGAGACTCGTTCGTCAAGCTCGATCCGCGGCACTTAGTTCGGAACCCGGTGCTGTTCGTAGTCGAGCTGGGGACGATCGTCAGTCTGCTGTTAACGATCGCTCCCGGACTGTTCGATGCGACGGGTTCGCGCGTCTACTACGGCGTGATCACCGCACTGCTCGCGTTCACCGTGCTGTTCGCGAACTACGCTGAGGCGTACGCTGAGCTCGAAGGCGAGGCCCAGGCGGATAGTCTGCGCGCTTTGCAGACCGAGACCAAGGCGAAGCAGCTCATAGAACCCGATACCCCCATCGAAGAGATTGACGATGGCGACATCGAGATTGCAGACAGCAATGAAATCGAGGCCGGCGAAGTCGTCTTCGTCGATGAAGGTGACGTCATACCCCGCGACGGGACCGTTATTGAGGGGAGCGCATCGGTCGACGAGTCTGCGATTACCGGTGAGTCCGACCCGGTCATTCGACAGTCCGGCGGGGATCGGACTTCGGTCGTCGGTGGAACGGAAGTTCTCTCAGACTGTCTCAAGGTCGAAGTGACCTCGGAGCAGGGCGAGTCGTTCCTCGACGAGATGATCGGTCTCGTTGAGAACGCCCAGCGGCAGAAGACGCCCAATGAGGTCGCTATGACGATCCTGTTGAGTGGTCTGACATTGGTGTTCGTCGTCGCAGTCGCGACGATGTTCTTCTTCGGTGAGTATCTGGCTTCGTTTACAGTTGGGTTCGCTGGCCTGGACATCGCTGAGCTCGTGGCGCTGTTGATTGCGCTCATGCCGACCACGATCGGTGCGTTACTGGCCGCGATTCGTGTTGCGGGGATGACGCGTGTTACGCGCCGCAACGTCATCGCGAAGTCCGGTCGCGCGGTTGAGGCGGCCGGTGACTTGGACGCACTCATCCTCGACAAAACAGGGACGATCACGACCGGCGAGCGTGTCGCTCAGGATTTCCACTCGCTCGGTGACGCGAACGATGAGGACGTTATTCGTGCGAGCTACCAGTCGTCACTGTTCGACGAGACGACGGAAGGCCGTTCGATTATCGACCTCGCAGAGAAGATGAACGGGACGAAGGCTGACGGTGGCCAACCGGATGGCGATGCCGTCGATGAACCAGGAGCTGCTGTGGAAGCACCCCGTGATGTCGACGTCTCTCTGGGCACTGAGAGCCTCTCTGAGGAGAACTTTGTCCCGTTCTCAGCAGAAACACGGATGAGCGGTATCAACCTTCCTGACGGAACCGAAATTCGGAAGGGCGCCGTCGATGCGGTCGAGAAGTACGCCGATAGCGCTCCCGGAAAACTACGGCAACCCTCCAACGATATCAGTGAAAGTGGTGGGACTCCGCTTGCGGTTGCGGTCGACAAGCAGGTCGTCGGAATCATCGAGCTGCAGGACGAACTGAAACCCGGTATTGCCGACCGAATCGCCGAAATCCAGAAGATGGGTGTCGAGACGATTATGGCGACTGGGGACAACCAACGGACGGCTCGTTGGGTTGCCGACCAAGTTGGCATCGATGAGTTCCACGCCGAATTCGGTCCCGAGGAGAAAATTGAACTCGTCGAAGATATCCAAGCCGACGGGAAACTCGTCGGGATGACCGGAGACGGCACGAACGACGCTCCGGCACTCGCGAAGGCAGACGTCGGTCTCGCAATGAATGCGGGGACCAACGCGGCGAAGGAGGCGGGCAATATGGTCGACCTCGACTCGAACCCTTCGAAGATTATCGAGGTCGTCGGGATCGGCAAACAGCTCCTAATGACCCGTGGTGCACTGACCACATTCTCAGTCGCCAACGACGTGGCGAAGTACTTCGTGTTGCTGCCTGCGATCCTCGCGGCTGCGATCCCGGGACTGGCTGCGATGGACATCCTGAACCTGTCGACCCCTGCGAGTGCGGTGACGGCGACGCTGGTGTACAACGCGTTCATCATCCCGCTACTCATCCCGCTCGCGCTGCGTGGTGTCGACTATGAGGCTCAGAGCGGTGCACAGCTCTTGCGAAAGAACCTCATCGTCTACGGTGGCGGCGGACTCATCGCTCCGTTCATCTTCATTAAGATGATCGACATGCTGTTCGTCGCGCTGGGGGTGTTCCAATAA
- a CDS encoding DUF7556 family protein — translation MYITKANDATVDPARSVMGAFDSDKYVLADLEQEDRWITVDRTVAVDLRDRR, via the coding sequence ATGTATATTACCAAGGCGAATGACGCTACTGTCGATCCAGCTCGCTCCGTGATGGGCGCTTTCGACAGCGACAAGTACGTACTCGCAGATCTCGAACAGGAAGATCGATGGATAACAGTTGACCGAACCGTCGCAGTTGACCTCCGCGATCGCAGGTGA
- a CDS encoding DHH family phosphoesterase: protein MTDIPRSVAESATDVPLANIVDDSEADYQLFRNLLTTADSVGVLCHNNPDPDSFSSALALAMIAEEWGISNVEILYAGAVTHQQNRAMINVLDIDPVHIDDHSLEQFDLIAFVDHSIAGRNNSVPEDFIPDIVIDHHPTDGIRAKYIDQRAGVGATATLLTRYLQAYDIELTERLATALLFGVHRETLNFTRGTTPAEHAAACFLHPAVDHSTIETLSNSVFTPETLGGIGDAIINREVRGSCLVSSLGRVSERDILPQAADYLLKLEGISTTIVFGIVESEIHLSARTSNANLHIGNLMRETFDEVGSAGGHHDMAGGQVPLGLLGATNDSEDVAVDLINKSVTTRLFEALSSWTDI from the coding sequence ATGACAGACATTCCTAGGTCTGTGGCCGAGTCAGCCACGGATGTCCCGTTGGCTAACATTGTTGATGACTCAGAGGCAGATTATCAGCTGTTCCGAAATCTACTTACAACAGCTGACTCGGTCGGTGTCCTCTGTCATAATAACCCGGACCCCGATAGTTTCTCGAGTGCGCTCGCCTTGGCGATGATCGCAGAGGAGTGGGGCATCTCTAATGTCGAAATCCTATACGCTGGGGCGGTTACGCATCAGCAGAACCGTGCGATGATCAACGTCCTTGATATAGACCCCGTCCACATCGATGACCACTCATTAGAGCAGTTCGACCTGATAGCGTTCGTCGACCACAGTATTGCTGGCCGAAACAATTCTGTTCCTGAAGATTTTATTCCAGACATAGTCATCGATCATCACCCTACAGATGGGATTCGTGCCAAGTACATCGACCAACGGGCTGGCGTAGGAGCGACTGCTACGCTGTTGACACGCTACCTCCAGGCGTACGATATCGAACTGACGGAGAGGCTGGCGACCGCCTTACTGTTCGGAGTCCACAGAGAGACACTCAATTTCACTCGTGGAACGACGCCTGCAGAACATGCGGCCGCATGCTTCCTGCACCCTGCCGTAGATCATTCGACTATCGAGACATTATCCAATTCCGTCTTCACACCGGAGACGCTCGGTGGAATCGGCGATGCAATCATCAACCGAGAGGTCCGGGGATCGTGTCTGGTTTCCTCACTGGGCCGGGTCAGCGAGCGTGATATCCTACCACAGGCGGCAGATTATCTCCTGAAACTAGAGGGGATCAGCACCACTATCGTCTTTGGCATCGTCGAAAGTGAGATCCATCTGAGTGCTCGAACAAGCAACGCAAATCTTCATATTGGCAACTTGATGCGGGAGACGTTCGACGAGGTTGGAAGTGCCGGTGGCCATCACGATATGGCAGGTGGACAGGTTCCACTTGGACTATTAGGGGCAACCAATGACAGTGAGGATGTCGCAGTAGACTTGATTAATAAATCAGTTACCACTCGTCTGTTCGAAGCCTTATCCAGCTGGACGGACATATGA
- a CDS encoding bacterio-opsin activator domain-containing protein, producing the protein MTASPPILDSSTVLLVGTDDWLTQFATTLERRTDASVQHVRTRTEAIDTIRTRPTDCLISEYALDETTGLELLREIREETTALPVLLGTTAGSEAIASEAIEAGVTDYIALTDPPAQMTDELIERTERAIRSAQRSATQQDRARQFDAIFNDSRTATWVLDPDGALARVNEIAREMVDDDIDTIVGEPFWTLPWWSEADATNTDVQQLVEKALDGKFGNAVVTQPPHIDEQRVIDLSVRPVENERGDLVSIVVEGVDITERVDLERNLRESEELHRVTLNNMTDTILITDESGEYTYVCPNVHFIFGYTVDEIRNLGTINDLLGEEIFDREELAGDSVLKNIETTATDKAGREHTLLVNVREVSIQDGTLLFSCRDITKRKQREEALATLHETARDFLYAETHQEIAQHVVDDTPGVLNLDASAVYLFDGEANNLRPAAHSAAMTELNGPLPTVHADGETLPSYSFVEDEALFFDDVHDADRLENQATDLRSAAYIPLGNHGVFVAGSDQVGAFDEVTRELADLLAATAEAALDRVTRESRLREQDRTLQTQNEQLVALNRINETIREIDQALVQAETREEIDYTVCELLTADDRFRFAWIGTIDPTTDILDPRAWAGTEQGYLDSQSFAVQASGVEPAGQTAATGAVTMVSNVAAGLRDEAWRKDAIARDYLSVLSIPLVYNDLTHGVLTVYAPTQYAFDETAKAVLGELGETIASALSAIERKNALLTTSMTRVEFTIEDPKFVLSRLAQDAECTLSYQGGVQQSTEGSYVFVTVEDRAVTDVADAASQLVGIDEVQQISADGEGGVLRLRLTQPFLALELADHGAVFREATADPTMTTLVIDIPDNIDVRTITQLVRETFAGVELRAKQTLDQTAEYNLYSKFLDSVTERQLEVIQTAYYSGFFESPRESTGEEVAETLGISPPAFYQHARTVQRKLFAALFEKNNLPVATSAETVQ; encoded by the coding sequence ATGACCGCTTCCCCACCTATTTTGGATTCGTCGACAGTGTTGCTCGTCGGGACAGACGACTGGCTCACACAATTCGCTACGACGCTCGAGAGACGGACTGATGCCAGTGTACAACACGTTCGAACCAGGACGGAGGCAATCGACACCATCCGGACGCGCCCCACAGACTGCCTCATTAGCGAGTACGCGCTCGACGAGACGACCGGACTCGAGCTCCTCAGAGAAATCCGCGAGGAAACGACTGCGCTCCCAGTCCTCCTCGGGACTACAGCTGGGAGTGAAGCCATCGCCAGCGAAGCTATCGAAGCCGGTGTTACCGATTACATCGCGCTCACGGACCCGCCAGCACAGATGACCGACGAACTCATCGAACGAACCGAACGTGCAATCCGATCCGCACAGCGGTCGGCCACCCAACAAGACCGGGCCAGACAGTTCGACGCGATTTTCAACGATTCGCGAACTGCGACGTGGGTGCTCGACCCGGATGGCGCACTTGCCCGTGTGAACGAGATAGCCCGAGAGATGGTCGATGACGACATCGACACAATCGTCGGCGAACCGTTCTGGACGCTTCCGTGGTGGTCAGAGGCCGATGCAACGAACACAGACGTCCAACAACTCGTGGAGAAAGCACTCGACGGGAAGTTCGGTAACGCGGTCGTCACACAGCCACCACACATCGATGAGCAGCGCGTTATCGACCTCTCCGTCCGCCCGGTCGAGAACGAGCGCGGCGATCTCGTCTCGATCGTCGTGGAAGGCGTCGACATCACCGAGCGCGTCGACCTCGAACGCAATCTCAGAGAATCCGAAGAACTGCACCGCGTCACGCTCAACAACATGACCGACACCATCCTCATCACAGACGAATCTGGAGAATACACCTACGTTTGTCCCAACGTCCACTTCATCTTCGGCTATACAGTGGATGAGATCCGGAACCTTGGAACGATCAATGATCTCCTCGGTGAGGAGATCTTCGACCGGGAGGAGCTCGCGGGAGACAGCGTGCTAAAGAACATCGAGACGACGGCGACCGATAAAGCTGGGCGCGAGCACACGCTCCTCGTCAACGTTCGCGAAGTCTCGATCCAGGACGGGACTCTCCTCTTTAGCTGTCGGGATATCACGAAACGCAAGCAGCGTGAGGAGGCACTCGCCACGCTCCACGAGACGGCCCGCGATTTCCTCTATGCCGAAACCCACCAGGAAATCGCCCAGCACGTCGTCGACGACACACCTGGTGTGCTCAATCTCGATGCGAGTGCGGTCTACCTCTTCGACGGTGAGGCCAATAATCTTCGACCCGCAGCCCACTCGGCGGCGATGACCGAGCTGAACGGGCCACTCCCGACCGTGCACGCCGACGGCGAAACGCTCCCGAGCTACAGTTTCGTCGAAGACGAGGCGCTATTCTTCGACGATGTTCACGACGCAGACCGGCTCGAGAATCAGGCAACTGACCTCCGAAGTGCGGCCTACATCCCGCTCGGCAACCATGGCGTGTTCGTTGCGGGCTCGGACCAGGTCGGAGCGTTCGACGAGGTAACGCGAGAGTTGGCCGACCTGCTCGCGGCCACTGCCGAAGCAGCCCTCGACCGCGTCACACGGGAATCACGACTCCGGGAACAGGACCGAACACTCCAGACCCAAAACGAGCAGCTTGTAGCTCTGAACCGGATCAACGAGACGATCCGAGAGATCGATCAAGCCCTCGTACAGGCGGAGACGCGCGAGGAAATCGATTACACGGTCTGTGAACTGCTGACCGCCGACGATCGGTTTCGATTCGCCTGGATCGGAACTATCGATCCAACGACCGACATTCTGGATCCTCGGGCCTGGGCCGGTACCGAACAGGGGTATCTGGATAGTCAATCGTTCGCCGTCCAAGCGTCGGGTGTAGAACCAGCCGGACAAACCGCAGCCACTGGGGCTGTGACGATGGTGTCGAACGTCGCTGCTGGGCTCCGTGACGAAGCGTGGCGGAAGGACGCGATCGCTCGCGACTACCTCTCCGTATTGAGCATCCCGCTCGTGTACAACGACCTCACGCACGGCGTGTTGACGGTGTATGCACCAACCCAGTATGCATTCGACGAGACGGCGAAGGCTGTCCTGGGGGAACTCGGCGAAACCATCGCGTCCGCTCTCAGTGCGATCGAACGGAAGAATGCCTTGCTCACGACGTCGATGACACGCGTCGAGTTCACCATCGAGGACCCGAAGTTTGTCCTCTCACGACTCGCACAGGACGCGGAGTGCACCCTCTCGTATCAGGGTGGCGTCCAGCAGTCCACGGAAGGTAGCTACGTGTTCGTGACCGTCGAAGACCGGGCGGTAACTGATGTGGCAGATGCTGCCTCGCAGCTGGTCGGTATCGACGAGGTACAACAGATCAGCGCGGACGGCGAGGGGGGCGTGCTGCGGCTTCGTCTCACACAGCCGTTCCTCGCCTTGGAGCTGGCTGATCACGGAGCCGTCTTCCGCGAAGCGACTGCTGATCCGACCATGACGACGCTCGTTATCGATATCCCGGACAACATCGACGTCCGAACAATCACACAGCTCGTCCGTGAGACGTTCGCTGGCGTCGAACTCCGCGCTAAGCAGACGCTAGATCAGACCGCAGAATACAACCTCTATTCGAAGTTCCTCGATTCAGTGACAGAGCGGCAACTGGAGGTGATCCAGACGGCGTACTACAGTGGGTTCTTCGAGTCGCCCCGTGAGAGCACGGGGGAAGAGGTAGCGGAGACACTCGGCATCTCCCCACCCGCGTTCTATCAACACGCCCGAACCGTCCAACGGAAACTGTTTGCTGCACTCTTCGAAAAGAATAATCTCCCGGTGGCGACCTCTGCGGAGACAGTTCAATAA
- a CDS encoding potassium-transporting ATPase subunit C yields MNRNDIIVPLRLLGVGLLVCGLLYQGSLMAIGSVAFSNNAAGSPVYVGGQEAPVGSQMIGQNFQCGNPEDAVYFWSRPSSIDYNAMTSGSTNLAPNNPELSERVRKDLRCISQYETPDDSVPANLVAESGSAYDAHISLEAARYQVPRVANQTGISEDRLHEMIGQATEEPWLGVWGHERVNVLELNIMVREELQQQQNATDQNSDVDTQSTIKGDG; encoded by the coding sequence ATGAATCGTAATGACATCATCGTGCCACTCCGGCTCCTCGGTGTGGGCCTGCTCGTCTGCGGGCTGCTCTACCAGGGGTCGTTGATGGCCATTGGTTCCGTAGCATTCTCGAATAACGCGGCCGGGAGTCCCGTCTACGTCGGCGGACAGGAAGCCCCGGTCGGCTCGCAGATGATCGGTCAGAACTTCCAGTGTGGGAACCCAGAGGATGCCGTATACTTCTGGTCACGGCCGTCCTCGATCGACTACAACGCAATGACGTCGGGGAGTACAAACCTCGCACCGAATAACCCCGAACTCTCCGAGCGTGTCCGTAAGGATCTCCGGTGTATCTCACAGTACGAGACGCCGGATGACTCGGTTCCGGCCAACTTGGTCGCTGAGTCCGGATCCGCCTACGACGCCCACATCTCACTAGAAGCTGCGAGGTATCAGGTTCCTCGTGTCGCAAACCAGACTGGTATCTCCGAAGACCGGCTCCACGAGATGATCGGGCAGGCGACTGAAGAGCCCTGGCTCGGCGTCTGGGGTCACGAACGCGTAAACGTGCTCGAACTCAACATCATGGTTAGGGAGGAACTCCAACAGCAGCAAAACGCCACCGACCAGAACAGCGATGTCGATACGCAATCAACAATCAAAGGTGACGGCTAA
- the gdhB gene encoding glutamate dehydrogenase GdhB — protein MTSESTATPDEMEDSTVESTEPESALETARRQLHHAASHLDIDQNIVERLKHPKKVHEVTVPIERDDGTVDVFTGYRAQHDSVRGPYKGGLRYHPEVTRDECVGLGMWMTWKCAVMDLPFGGAKGGVAVNPKELSSGEKERLTRRFAQEIRDVIGPNRDIPAPDMGTDPQTMAWLMDAYSMQEGETTPSVVTGKPPVVGGSEGREEAPGRSVAIITKQACEYYNSDLDGTTVAVQGYGSVGANAARLLDEWGATVVAISDVNGAMYESDGIDTAAVPSHDEEPEAVTKYADDVISNNELLMLDVDVLIPAALGNVITEANADAIAADLVVEGANGPTTSTASTILADRNIAVIPDILANAGGVTVSYFEWLQDINRRSWSLERVNDELETEMQAAWEAVRTEFEQRDVTWRDAAYIVALSRIAEAHEARGLWP, from the coding sequence ATGACATCTGAATCCACTGCCACGCCTGACGAGATGGAAGACTCGACAGTCGAATCCACCGAACCGGAATCGGCCCTCGAAACGGCGCGCCGACAGCTCCACCATGCTGCTAGCCATCTCGATATCGACCAGAACATCGTCGAACGACTGAAACATCCCAAGAAGGTCCACGAGGTCACCGTTCCCATCGAACGTGATGACGGCACGGTTGACGTGTTCACGGGATACCGAGCCCAACATGATAGCGTCAGAGGTCCATATAAGGGCGGGCTCCGGTATCACCCCGAGGTGACGCGGGACGAGTGTGTCGGACTCGGAATGTGGATGACCTGGAAGTGTGCGGTCATGGACCTACCGTTCGGCGGTGCGAAAGGCGGAGTCGCAGTCAACCCGAAAGAGTTGAGTTCGGGAGAAAAAGAGCGACTCACCCGCCGATTCGCCCAAGAGATTCGCGACGTTATCGGGCCGAATCGGGATATTCCTGCGCCTGACATGGGCACTGACCCACAGACGATGGCGTGGTTGATGGACGCGTACTCGATGCAAGAGGGCGAAACGACACCGAGCGTCGTCACAGGCAAGCCGCCGGTTGTCGGTGGGAGTGAAGGCCGTGAAGAAGCCCCTGGTCGGAGCGTCGCAATCATCACCAAGCAGGCCTGTGAATACTATAATAGCGATCTCGATGGAACGACGGTTGCAGTCCAAGGCTACGGGAGCGTCGGGGCGAATGCGGCCCGTCTCCTCGACGAGTGGGGCGCGACCGTCGTCGCAATCAGTGACGTGAACGGCGCAATGTACGAGTCAGACGGAATCGATACGGCTGCTGTCCCGTCACACGATGAGGAACCTGAAGCCGTCACAAAATACGCGGACGACGTGATTTCAAACAATGAGTTGCTTATGCTCGACGTCGACGTACTCATCCCTGCCGCTCTCGGAAACGTAATCACCGAAGCGAATGCGGATGCGATCGCTGCTGACCTCGTCGTCGAAGGCGCGAACGGGCCCACCACCTCGACGGCCAGTACGATTCTGGCGGACCGGAACATCGCGGTGATTCCAGATATCCTCGCCAATGCCGGCGGTGTCACGGTGAGCTACTTCGAGTGGCTTCAGGATATTAATCGCCGATCGTGGTCGCTCGAACGGGTGAACGACGAACTCGAAACGGAGATGCAGGCTGCCTGGGAAGCTGTTCGAACGGAATTCGAGCAGCGAGACGTCACCTGGCGTGATGCGGCCTACATCGTGGCACTGTCCCGCATTGCGGAAGCCCACGAGGCACGGGGGCTCTGGCCTTAG